From one Anaerococcus prevotii DSM 20548 genomic stretch:
- the holA gene encoding DNA polymerase III subunit delta, producing the protein MNYMEFMKKFLDKDISGVYLFDSEEDFLTDSIIEEAKNQVSIPDFNFIDLKGGEDYEVIKNSIETLPVMEDKKIIILRNIDLSKAGLKNYKDLIDHLTADIDNFPDYASLFIISDNPPFKGKFYKKLAKTDSLVKIERLDKNELKSFIGKKFTRANKKIKRSLIDDIINRFSYLNKDSEIKLYDVSNTIDKIIANSADEIVRPEDVKDQLDEILNLNIFNLTDALSSKDGKRSIEVYETMRKSGEDLFMIYHMIIRQVRNLIGIKSLTSRGFNDTFIQKSLGISPFELRKVKGFARNFSLEELFSLHDTLFDMEVRQKSGAFDMDLELKILIGKISK; encoded by the coding sequence ATGAATTACATGGAATTTATGAAAAAATTTCTAGACAAGGATATAAGTGGAGTCTATTTGTTTGACTCTGAGGAGGACTTTCTCACTGACTCCATTATAGAAGAAGCAAAAAATCAGGTAAGCATCCCTGACTTTAACTTTATAGATTTAAAGGGAGGGGAGGATTATGAAGTAATCAAAAACTCAATAGAAACCCTGCCTGTAATGGAAGATAAGAAGATCATTATCTTAAGAAACATAGACCTATCCAAGGCAGGGCTTAAAAATTACAAGGATCTTATTGATCACTTAACAGCTGATATAGACAACTTTCCAGACTATGCTAGCTTGTTTATAATATCAGATAATCCTCCCTTCAAGGGGAAATTTTATAAGAAGCTCGCTAAAACTGATTCCCTTGTGAAAATCGAAAGACTTGATAAAAACGAACTAAAATCTTTTATAGGAAAGAAGTTTACAAGGGCAAATAAAAAAATCAAAAGATCGCTTATAGATGATATTATAAATAGATTCTCTTATCTAAATAAGGATAGTGAGATAAAATTATATGATGTTTCCAATACCATAGATAAGATTATCGCAAACTCGGCAGATGAGATAGTTAGACCAGAGGACGTAAAGGATCAGCTTGACGAGATTTTAAATCTTAATATCTTTAACCTAACTGATGCTCTGTCAAGTAAGGATGGGAAAAGGTCGATTGAAGTCTATGAGACTATGAGAAAATCCGGCGAAGATCTTTTTATGATCTATCATATGATTATAAGACAAGTGAGAAACCTTATAGGAATTAAATCCTTAACTAGTCGTGGCTTCAATGATACTTTTATACAAAAATCCTTGGGCATATCTCCTTTTGAGCTAAGAAAGGTCAAGGGTTTTGCTAGAAATTTTAGCCTAGAAGAGCTTTTTAGCCTACACGATACTCTCTTCGATATGGAAGTTAGACAGAAAAGCGGGGCCTTTGATATGGACCTAGAACTTAAAATCCTTATAGGAAAAATTAGCAAATAA
- a CDS encoding DNA internalization-related competence protein ComEC/Rec2, producing the protein MRKKILLFTLGLLLGLLIFINYENLNILYILTGCILISLLSVYRKSNLIYMAIGIFLIFSLSSIKFKSQMGSIEDKGKFNLTVLEKRKEDYGFRYFLQTKDGIRESKVLAFMDEDLAIGESFVGYGKVKLPSTNTNPNLFSYRKYLASKGIFKEIKIEKIDQRRRTRNFPLDMRNSFYNYIHKTFDNNLSKRSADFVVSVILGENLIENDSIRDLGLSHILAVSGLHMDMLFFFILILFGRFNYRYAYGFGLFLALIYGYLIGFPFSVIRVIGLNVISFLAFLYNKPMDKIKALLIIGSGILLINPFAGLNAGFILTFAASFAVYLVYPKIKNHFSKSYIGESLAFTSSIQLALFPFMIYYYGSFNLVSILANFLILPVFSLSMYIIFIIIFAYPLLGSFLKLLFIGLNFLVESILNMTELLNKIKFLALDFRKPHILLAFYGFILIIIMLNLGRNRAKAHANIIPLSIMVLIFSLGKERGEISYQMIDIGQGDAFLLNDKGSYYMIDVGGPKYKNYDSGEKILLPYLKSLGIREIEGIFISHEDKDHMGNLDLVWDNFQVKNVYTNKLNEDSLRKYKPHILKKGDRIKLKSGYITVIDEGYDSNENANSMGLILDIRGVKIMTLGDLPSEFEKNIKDTAHILKLSHHGSKTSTRRDFVEQVNPKIVLISAGRNNVYGHPHREVLDNVYDRKIYNSQTDGMVEMRFNKDFEIERFLKGGYFR; encoded by the coding sequence ATGCGAAAAAAGATTCTTTTATTTACCTTAGGTCTCCTTTTGGGCCTTTTGATATTTATTAATTATGAAAATTTGAATATTTTATATATACTTACAGGATGTATTCTGATAAGCCTTCTATCAGTCTATAGGAAAAGCAATTTGATCTATATGGCTATTGGGATCTTTCTGATCTTTTCCCTATCTTCTATAAAGTTTAAAAGTCAGATGGGAAGTATTGAGGATAAGGGGAAGTTTAATCTCACAGTCCTAGAAAAAAGGAAGGAAGATTACGGCTTTCGATACTTCTTACAGACAAAAGATGGCATAAGAGAGAGCAAAGTCCTTGCCTTTATGGACGAAGACTTAGCTATTGGAGAATCCTTTGTAGGGTATGGGAAAGTTAAACTTCCTTCTACAAACACCAACCCCAATCTATTTTCTTACAGGAAGTATCTGGCTAGCAAGGGGATTTTTAAGGAAATTAAGATAGAAAAGATCGATCAAAGAAGAAGGACTCGAAATTTTCCTCTGGATATGAGAAATTCATTTTATAATTATATCCATAAGACTTTCGATAATAATTTAAGTAAAAGATCAGCTGACTTTGTCGTTTCTGTTATCCTTGGGGAAAATCTTATAGAAAATGATTCGATAAGGGACCTAGGTCTAAGCCACATCCTTGCTGTAAGTGGACTTCATATGGATATGCTATTTTTCTTTATCCTTATTTTGTTTGGAAGATTTAACTATAGGTACGCCTATGGCTTTGGACTTTTCCTTGCCCTTATCTATGGATACCTAATAGGCTTTCCCTTTTCAGTAATTAGGGTGATAGGCCTAAATGTGATTTCTTTTTTGGCCTTTTTGTATAATAAGCCCATGGATAAAATAAAAGCTTTATTAATAATAGGATCTGGGATATTACTAATTAATCCCTTCGCTGGTCTAAATGCTGGTTTTATTTTGACCTTTGCGGCAAGCTTTGCAGTCTATTTAGTCTATCCAAAGATTAAAAATCACTTTAGCAAATCCTACATAGGAGAAAGCCTCGCCTTTACTAGCTCCATCCAGCTTGCTCTTTTTCCCTTTATGATTTATTATTATGGGAGCTTTAACCTGGTAAGCATACTGGCAAACTTTCTAATCCTGCCTGTCTTTAGCCTTTCTATGTATATAATATTTATAATAATATTTGCCTATCCCCTATTAGGAAGTTTCCTTAAGCTATTATTTATTGGACTTAACTTTCTTGTTGAAAGCATATTAAATATGACAGAACTTTTAAATAAGATCAAATTCCTTGCCCTAGATTTCAGAAAGCCTCATATCTTACTTGCATTTTATGGATTTATCCTTATCATAATAATGTTAAATTTAGGAAGAAATAGGGCCAAGGCTCATGCAAACATCATCCCCCTATCGATTATGGTCTTGATATTTTCACTAGGAAAAGAGAGGGGAGAGATTAGCTATCAGATGATAGATATTGGCCAAGGAGACGCCTTTTTATTAAATGATAAGGGATCTTACTATATGATAGATGTAGGAGGCCCCAAATACAAAAATTATGATTCAGGAGAGAAAATCCTCCTTCCCTACCTTAAGTCACTTGGAATTAGGGAGATTGAAGGGATATTTATATCCCATGAGGATAAGGATCATATGGGAAATCTGGACTTAGTTTGGGATAATTTCCAGGTTAAAAATGTCTACACTAATAAGCTTAATGAGGATTCTCTTAGAAAATATAAGCCCCATATCCTAAAAAAGGGAGATAGGATTAAGCTTAAATCAGGCTACATTACTGTTATAGATGAGGGCTACGATTCTAATGAAAATGCAAATTCTATGGGGCTGATCCTTGATATAAGGGGAGTTAAGATAATGACCTTGGGAGATTTGCCGAGTGAATTTGAAAAAAATATAAAAGATACAGCTCATATATTAAAGCTCTCCCACCATGGATCAAAGACTTCTACTAGGAGGGACTTTGTGGAGCAAGTAAATCCTAAAATCGTCCTAATTTCTGCAGGAAGAAATAATGTTTACGGCCATCCCCACAGGGAAGTTTTGGATAATGTATATGACAGAAAGATTTATAATAGCCAGACAGATGGGATGGTCGAGATGAGATTTAATAAGGACTTTGAGATAGAGAGATTTCTTAAGGGAGGATATTTTAGATGA
- the rpsT gene encoding 30S ribosomal protein S20: MANIKSSKKRIDVARRNTLRNKSRKSEIKTLIKKFDAAIEEKDVEKATAIFKKADKRLKQAEAKNVMHKNKVARTTSRLAKALNQVNA; this comes from the coding sequence ATGGCAAATATTAAATCTAGTAAAAAGAGAATCGACGTCGCTAGAAGAAACACTCTAAGAAACAAATCTAGAAAAAGCGAAATCAAAACACTAATCAAGAAATTTGACGCAGCTATCGAAGAAAAAGACGTTGAAAAAGCTACTGCTATCTTTAAGAAAGCTGACAAAAGATTAAAACAAGCTGAAGCTAAGAACGTAATGCACAAAAACAAAGTTGCAAGAACAACATCAAGATTAGCTAAGGCTCTAAATCAAGTAAATGCATAA
- the lepB gene encoding signal peptidase I: MSENNKKSKSDSILYAIWDWVKTIGIALIITILVKMFIMDATKVSGKSMLNTLHDGDILLVDKIGSRLRDYKRGDIVILKAPDHPNRLYVKRIIGEEGDTIKIENGKVFVNGQALDENYTSIPETDSSTEISEWTLGADEFFVMGDNRIPGASNDSRSFGPIYKDRLVGHAFVRFYPINRAGLIDHNPYPDEE, encoded by the coding sequence ATGAGTGAAAATAATAAAAAATCTAAAAGCGACAGCATACTTTATGCAATTTGGGATTGGGTGAAGACCATAGGAATTGCCCTAATTATCACCATACTTGTAAAGATGTTTATCATGGATGCTACTAAAGTTTCAGGAAAATCTATGCTAAATACCCTCCACGATGGGGATATTCTCCTAGTAGATAAGATAGGAAGTAGGCTTAGAGACTATAAAAGAGGCGATATAGTTATACTTAAAGCACCAGATCATCCAAATAGACTTTATGTCAAAAGGATTATTGGCGAAGAGGGAGATACTATTAAGATTGAAAATGGCAAGGTTTTTGTCAATGGACAAGCGCTTGATGAAAACTATACATCAATACCAGAAACAGACTCTTCAACTGAGATTAGTGAATGGACTTTGGGAGCTGATGAGTTTTTTGTGATGGGAGATAATAGGATTCCTGGAGCAAGCAACGATTCTAGAAGCTTCGGACCTATATATAAAGATAGACTTGTAGGCCATGCCTTTGTAAGATTCTATCCGATAAATAGGGCAGGTCTTATAGATCACAATCCATACCCAGATGAAGAATAA